In a genomic window of Sporosarcina trichiuri:
- a CDS encoding glycosyl hydrolase family 18 protein: protein MQIHVVKQGDSLWAIAQRSGVTVNQIVSANGLENPNALVVGQALVIPTESSPTKTKPVIDVNAYTINAGETGAREIQEVGRYLTYWMPFVYSVKEDGTLSTLDDTEMLRSAAAERIVPVLAITNFSSTESGTALAHTILSSKKLQEKTITSILTVMKAKGYQGLNIDFENVRPSDREFYNQFLQLAVDRLHPEGYFVSYALAPKTSSDQKGLLYEAHDYEAHGRIVDFVVLMTYEWGYRKGPAQAISPLNEIKKVLDYAVTVIPRDKIMMGFQIYARDWRLPFARGQEAETFSQQEAIRRAIQHQVAIQYDPVAQSPFYRYTDSAGHRHEVWFEDARSAQAKFDLVKQYNLRGVSYWVLGYPFPQNWLLLEDNFTIRKRL, encoded by the coding sequence TTGCAAATTCATGTTGTGAAACAAGGGGACTCCCTATGGGCGATCGCCCAGCGAAGCGGCGTCACCGTAAATCAGATCGTATCTGCCAACGGACTGGAGAATCCGAATGCGCTCGTGGTCGGTCAGGCCCTAGTCATCCCGACAGAGTCCAGCCCGACAAAGACGAAACCGGTCATCGACGTCAATGCGTATACTATCAACGCCGGCGAAACGGGCGCGAGGGAGATCCAAGAAGTCGGCCGGTATCTGACGTATTGGATGCCGTTCGTCTATAGCGTGAAAGAAGACGGCACTCTCTCGACGCTCGATGACACGGAAATGCTGCGGTCCGCTGCAGCTGAACGGATCGTGCCTGTGCTGGCGATCACCAACTTCAGTTCAACGGAGTCCGGAACGGCCCTCGCCCACACCATCCTGTCGAGCAAGAAACTTCAGGAGAAAACCATCACCAGCATCCTCACGGTCATGAAAGCGAAAGGCTATCAGGGACTCAACATCGACTTCGAGAACGTCCGTCCGTCGGATCGCGAATTCTACAACCAATTCCTGCAGCTGGCCGTCGACCGCCTGCATCCTGAAGGGTACTTCGTCTCCTACGCGCTGGCCCCGAAAACAAGCAGTGACCAGAAAGGACTGCTCTATGAAGCGCATGACTACGAAGCACACGGCAGGATCGTGGATTTCGTCGTGCTGATGACATATGAATGGGGCTACCGGAAAGGCCCCGCCCAAGCCATCTCCCCTCTCAATGAAATCAAGAAAGTGCTCGACTACGCGGTCACCGTCATCCCGCGTGACAAGATCATGATGGGCTTCCAGATCTACGCACGCGACTGGCGCCTGCCGTTCGCCCGGGGACAGGAAGCGGAAACCTTCAGCCAGCAGGAAGCGATCCGCCGCGCCATCCAGCACCAGGTCGCGATCCAATACGATCCTGTCGCACAGTCTCCGTTCTACCGATACACCGATTCGGCCGGACACCGCCACGAAGTCTGGTTCGAAGACGCCCGCAGCGCGCAGGCGAAG